The following coding sequences lie in one Haematobia irritans isolate KBUSLIRL chromosome 3, ASM5000362v1, whole genome shotgun sequence genomic window:
- the LOC142230551 gene encoding succinyl-CoA:acetate/propanoyl-CoA:succinate CoA transferase-like, translating to MISRFSKALFGGFSKRSIEPWKQNIRNFFSYSNEIAHPLQRKPPNVSPKDAVKCLKSGNTVFCQGAAATPNVLINAMVEYAKENCLEDITVCHMHTEGPAAYCDPENSEIFRSNSFFMGGNVRKAVAEGRGDNFSIFLHEIPQLFYKKIVQPDVCLIHVSPPDRHGFCSLGTSVDCVRAALLHSKKIIAQVNKQMPRTYGDACIHSSHFDAMTEVDVKLPQHGGKPGDKELKIGKFIAENLVHDGATLQMGIGVIPDAVLVALHNHKDLGIHSEMFANGVVDLVKAGAVTNRFKKMHQGRIVGSFLIGDEALYDFVDDNVSIEMYAIDYVNSVSVIKQLPRMTAINSAIEVDLTGQVCSDSIGTRFYSGFGGQVDFIRGAAEGIDGKGVPIIAIPSVTNKGESKIVPILKPGAGVVTSRAHVHYVVTEHGIASLFGKNMRQRAYELIQIAHPDHREKLEKAACERLKVKPSKC from the coding sequence ATGATTTCCCGTTTCTCAAAAGCTCTTTTTGGAGGATTCTCGAAAAGATCAATAGAACCATGGAAACAAAACATCAGAAATTTCTTTAGTTATTCAAATGAGATTGCTCATCCATTGCAAAGGAAGCCACCAAATGTCTCGCCAAAAGATGccgtaaaatgtttaaaatctgGTAATACAGTTTTCTGTCAAGGAGCTGCAGCCACACCAAATGTCCTTATCAATGCAATGGTCGAATATGCCAAAGAGAATTGTTTGGAGGATATAACTGTGTGTCACATGCATACCGAAGGGCCAGCTGCCTATTGTGATCCAGAAAATAGTGAAATTTTTCGTTCGAATTCCTTCTTCATGGGTGGAAATGTACGCAAAGCTGTAGCCGAGGGAAGAGGTGataatttttccatatttctaCATGAAATACCACAGctattctataagaaaattgttCAACCTGATGTATGCTTGATTCATGTTTCGCCACCCGATCGTCATGGTTTCTGTTCGCTGGGAACCAGTGTGGATTGTGTAAGGGCAGCACTTCTTCATTCAAAGAAGATTATAGCCCAGGTCAATAAACAAATGCCCAGAACCTATGGTGATGCCTGTATTCATTCATCTCATTTTGATGCAATGACTGAAGTTGATGTCAAACTGCCACAACATGGAGGCAAACCGGGAGACAAAGAATTGAAGATAGGTAAATTTATTGCAGAAAATCTAGTCCACGATGGAGCCACCTTGCAAATGGGTATAGGAGTAATACCCGATGCTGTTTTGGTAGCCCTTCACAATCACAAAGACTTGGGTATACATTCGGAAATGTTTGCCAATGGTGTAGTGGATCTAGTAAAAGCCGGAGCTGTTACCAATCGTTTTAAGAAAATGCATCAAGGTCGAATCGTGGGCTCATTTCTAATTGGTGATGAAGCTCTGTATGATTTTGTCGATGACAATGTTTCCATCGAAATGTATGCCATAGATTATGTGAATAGCGTGAGTGTCATCAAGCAGCTGCCACGAATGACAGCCATCAATTCGGCCATTGAGGTGGATCTAACGGGTCAAGTGTGTTCCGACTCCATTGGTACACGTTTCTATTCGGGATTTGGTGGTCAAGTGGATTTTATTCGTGGAGCTGCTGAGGGTATAGATGGCAAGGGTGTCCCCATTATTGCTATACCCTCGGTAACCAATAAGGGTGAAAGTAAAATTGTACCAATCTTGAAGCCCGGAGCTGGTGTGGTAACTTCTAGAGCCCATGTCCATTATGTGGTTACAGAGCATGGTATTGCTTCGCTGTTTGGAAAAAATATGCGCCAACGTGCCTATGAGTTAATACAAATCGCTCATCCCGATCACCGAGAGAAATTGGAAAAGGCTGCCTGTGAACGTTTAAAGGTAAAGCCTTCGAAGTGTTAA